A single window of Acidobacteriota bacterium DNA harbors:
- a CDS encoding ABC transporter permease: FHFPTKLTPGIFVAGALFSVGIGVVFGYYPARRASQLDPIQGLRYE; encoded by the coding sequence CTTTCACTTCCCCACCAAACTCACGCCCGGCATCTTCGTTGCCGGCGCGTTGTTCTCCGTCGGCATCGGCGTCGTCTTCGGATATTACCCCGCGCGCCGCGCTTCACAGCTCGACCCTATCCAGGGACTGCGCTACGAATAG